Below is a window of Paenibacillus bovis DNA.
GATTACCGAGGGTAATAAATCCAGCGGTATCGTTATTCAGGAATACGATCATCAGCAGGGCATGCTGATCGGCGAGTCGTTCAAGCTGTTCGATTGTACTGCGCTCAAGAAAACAGAAGCTCCACATATCTATAAAAAAGACGGCTACTACTATCTGATCACTGCCGAAGGCGGGACCGGCAGCGGACATTCGGTGACGGTGGCGCGTTCACGGGAACTACTCGGTACGTACGAAGTAGACCCGCATAATCCGATGATGACTTCCAGCAGTCATCCTGACTGGCCGCTGCAGTGTGCCGGCCATGGCAGTCTGGTCGAAACGCCGGATGGGGAGTGGTATATGGCTCATCTGTGTACCCGGCCGCTGGAAGGGCAATATGCGATTCTGGGCAGGGAGACTGCACTCCAGCAGGTGTACTGGGATGAACAGGGCTGGCTGCGATTAGCCGGTGGTGGTCATTTGCCACATCTACAAGTTGCGGCTCCGCGCAGTTACCAGACGAAGCAATCAGCAGATGCCACCGCTCCGCTCCAACCAGATAGCGGCTTGGTATCATCTTTTGGCTCTGGTGACGATGCTGCAGAGCCATCGTATTGGACGTTTGAAGATTCCTTTGCTGCCGGACAGCTGCGGCCCGAATGGAACACCCTTCGTATTTTGGCAGATGAGAGCTGGTGCTCCCTAAAGGCAAGACCTGGCTATCTGCGGTTGACAGCCGGGGAATCGGTGCAGACTCTGTTCCATCATCATCTGCTTGCACTGCGCCAGCAGGACAAGCATTTCCGTGCAGAAACAGCGCTTGATTATAATCCACAGCAGTATTTGCAAATGGCCGGACTGCTATTGTATCTGAATGAAGATAATTATCTCTATGCTTATATCAGCCGTGAAGACAACCGCAGGGTAATTCGTCTGATGAAGTGCGCCGCCGATCAATTTAGCCTGATTCCCGGATATATTGATATCCCTGATCAGGGTCTGGTTCATTTGGCCGTAGAAGTCCATGAGACACAGGCGCAATTCTACTATTATACCGGTACGGCGAGCGACCATACGGACTGGCAGACCCTGTATGAACCAGAAAATATAAGTTTTCTGTCCGGCGGATTTACAGGCAATTTTGTAGGTATTGCTGCTCATGATATGTATCAATACCGGGGAAGCTATGCAGATTTCAGCCACTTCCGTTATCAGGGACAGGATCGATAATCTGGACATTATTCGGTTAAAATCAACCTGTTTACAAATTGAATCATGAGACTGGGAGTAACCCTATCTATCGAACATCAAGGCATATCTTCGGGTATGCCTTTTTGGTGTGAATATTATTTCTCTTGTCTGCTTATTATCAAAATAGTTCAAAAATTGTAAAAGAAGCAACATTTTACTGCCATAGACTGTCTTTCTTTATAAGCACCTGTCTGCATATGGATCCATCTATATTCAGGAATACCATACCAAGGAGGAAATGAATATGAACATGAATCATTTGTATACGATAGGACTATCTACGATTCTGCTGGGTACAGTACTCACTGGATGCAGTAACCAGGAGCCCGTGCCAACTCCTGTATCTCCGGCAGCCAATTCCGGAACAGCCAATCCTGCAGCTTCGGGAGAAGAAGCTGGTAACAGCAGCGGAGAAAAATCCGGGGAGGCCGGCATCGCTGTCCAGCAGGACAACAGTGAAGCCGCCTCTGCCGATCGTCCACCTACCCAGACCAATGAAATGTTGATCAATGGCGAATTGAGCAAGCATCGCGCGGTATTGACAGAAGGTGAAGGGTACTCGCTGTATGTCTATGAGGAATTGCAGCTGAAAAACAATCGACTATTTATGAAATCGAATCCCGAGTACTATGCCGAAATTGAGCCGCTACCAGCGGACTTTAATCTGGATGAACTGCGCCAACAAGGCAAAAAAGAGCTGGCTGCAACAAGTGAAGTGAAGGAATACAGCGGCGATACCATAGGGGAGCCGTTAACCGATGCACGTCTGTTCCTGCAAGCAGGAAACGAGAAGTTGCTGCAAAACTTTGTCGTATGGGAGCCAAAAGGAGAGCAGGGCTTTATTTTCCGTATGCATCAGCCGCTTGATCCAAGTGGGGAGCAAACGATAGGTGGATTATTCGGTCCACTCGTGTATGATTCTCTTGCCAGTGTGCATGAGAAATAGTCTAACCGGATCATTTTACGTTATAGAATCCAAAAGCTGACGGCTGCTGCCGTTGGCTTTTTTGGGGATATAAAGCTATATATTGCGGCAGAAAATGCCGATAAATAGATCGTAATGTGTAAGTTTTTTCCTCGTGTTCAAAATTGTGAACGAAAAACGTCGAAGTATGAAACTTTTTGAACTATTTTGAAGGAGAGTGATTGTTTTTTGTCAGGTTTATGGTAGTATTAAAAGCAGTTGGAGGAATGAATATGCTTACAGAGGAACGCTACAATCTGATTATAGAGCGCTTACAGGAACGTGGTATCGTCAAATTGCAGGAGCTTGTTGATGTACTTGGAGCTTCGGAATCAACGATACGACGCGATTTGATTGACCTGGAAGGACGCCAGCTGCTCAAGCGTATCCATGGGGGCGCCACACTGCTGAACCAAAAAACGCAGGAACCCGGCATGGAAGAAAAAACATTCACAAACGTTCACGAAAAGAGTATAATTGCCCGGTTGGCTGCTCGCGAGATTGAGGATGGCGAATGTGTCTATCTGGATGCAGGAACTACGACCCTGGCGATGATCCCTTATATTGAAGCCAAGGATGTGACAGTGGTAACTAACGGTCTGTCTCACGTCGAAGCGCTTGTCAGCAAGCGGATTCGCAGTTATCTGCTCGGCGGTATGATGAAGATTCATACCAAGGCAGTCATCGGCAGTATGGCTTTGCAAAATATAGATAACTTCCGGTTCGACAAATGTTTTCTGGGAGCGAACGGAGTAGACGCGGATATGGGCTACACAACGCCTGATCCGGAGGAAGCGATGATCAAGCGACGTGCTCATGAACTGGCCGCTCACACCTATGTGCTGGCCGACTCCAGCAAGATTGGCGAAGTTACATTTGCCAAGCTGCTGGATCTGGACGATGCCGTACTGATAACCGAATCGGTGCCGGAACATTCGCGTCCGACCATTATGAATAAAACTAAAATAATCGAGGGATGACTATGATATACACAGTGACACTTAACCCTTCTATCGATTACATCGTGGAAGTGGATGAACTCAAGCTCGGCGATTTGAACCGGATGAAGCGCGATCTGAAGCTTCCCGGCGGCAAAGGAATCAATGTATCCCGTATCCTGAACCAATTAGGTGCGGACAATACGGCAATCGGATTCCTGGGCGGATTCACCGGCCGTTATATTGAAGACAAGCTGCAGCAGGATTCTATCAAAACGGACTTCGTGACGATTGCCGATGATACACGGATCAATGTGAAGCTCAAGCACGGCGATGAAACCGAGATCAACGGTCTGGGTCCCGCTATTACAGCAGCAGAAGCTGATCAGCTGGTCAGCAAATTATCCAGTCTGACCAAAGGCGATGTACTCGTACTGTCCGGCAGCGTGCCGCCTTCACTTGGTAGCGATTTCTATGATCGACTGATCGAAGTGTGTCACCAGGCTGGCGCGGAATTTGTTATTGATACGACAGGCAAAGCGCTGCTGGAAGCTCTGCCACATGGTCCTTTGCTCGTAAAACCGAATCATCATGAGCTGGCCGAGCTGTTTGGCGTAACCATCAGCACACGCGAAGAGATCGTGACTTACGGACGCAAGCTGCTCGAAGCAGGCGCCAAAAACGTCCTGATTTCTATGGCAGGCGAGGGTGCTCTGTTTATCACAGCTGAGGAAGTCTACCATGCCAATGTTCCAAAAGGACAGGTGAAAAACTCGGTCGGTGCAGGAGATTCCATGATCGGCGGATTTGTTGGTACACTCGTGCTGAACGGTGATCCGCTGGAAGCTTTCCGTACGGGAGTAGCGTCGGGCAGTGCAACAGCATTCTCCGATGATCTGGCCGATCGTGCCAAGATTGATGAACTGCTGCCACAGGTAAGCATTAACAACGTCTAAAAGTATATCCAAATTAACATCTTCCGCCGCCTGTACAGCGGCAGAGGATGATTGACATTAAGGGAGTGCACACAATGAGAATTACAGACCTGATGATCAAAGAGGTCATGATCATGGACCTTCAGGCGGTAACGAAGGAAGCGGCAATTGACGAGCTGATCGCCAGCCTGACTTCCAGCGGTCGCATTAACGATCCGATCCTGTTCAAAGAAATGATCCTGAAACGTGAAGGCGAGTCCAGCACCGGTATCGGCGGCGGAATCGCAATGCCGCATGCAAAGACCAAAGCAGTAAACGAACCAACAGTTGTTTTTGCCAAAAGTCCACGAGGTGTTGATTACGAATCACTGGATGGCGAACCGGCTCATCTGTTCTTTATGATTGCAGCTCCGGAAGGTGCAGCGAATACCCATCTGCGTACACTCGCAGCATTGTCCAAGCTGCTCATTGATAGCGATTTCATAGCATTGTTGATGAACACCCAGACACCGGATGAAGTCGCTGCCCTGTTTGATCAAAAGCAGGCAGAAGCCGATGCCAAGGAAGAAGCGAAAAAGGCAGCCAAAGCAGCCAGGGAAGCAGAAGCAGCCAAGGCCAATGAACAGCAAAAAGAAAACACACGCGAACAGCAGGCTAATGAGATGCTGACAGGCAATGCAGCAAGCCAGCCGTTCGTCGTAGCGGTTACGGCATGTCCTACCGGTATTGCGCATACCTTTATGGCAGAAGATGCACTAATCAAAAAAGCCCAGGAAATGGGCGTGGAAATACGCGTCGAAACCAACGGTTCCGAAGGTGCACAAAATGTACTGACCGAAGACGAAATTCGCCGCGCGAGTGGTGTTATCGTGGCAGCCGACAAGAAGGTCGAGATGGACCGCTTTGACGGTAAACCGGTACTGCAAAGACCAGTAAGCGACGGTATTCGTAAAACCGAAGAACTGATTACCAAAGCGATGAAAGGAGATGCTCCAACATATCGTAGCTCGGGTGGCAAGTCGTCGGGTGAAGCAGGAGCATCCCAGGAGAAAACAAGTGTAGGCAGCAAAATCTACAAAGATCTGATGAATGGTATCTCCCACATGCTGCCGTTCGTTGTCGGTGGCGGTATTCTGCTGGCGATCTCGTTCCTGATCGAGCAGACAGCCGGTGAGAACAATCCTCTCTTCCAACTGCTGCAGACAATCGGTGGTGGAGAAGGTGCATTCTTCTTCCTGATTCCGATCCTGGCCGGTTTTATTGCAATGAGTATTGGTGATCGTCCGGCACTGATGCCTGGTATGGTTGGCGGTCTGATGGCTGTTCACTCCAACGCCGGTTTCCTTGGTGGTCTGGCAGCCGGTTTCCTGGCTGGTTATGTAGTTATTGGTCTGCGCAAGCTGCTGGCCGGTCTACCCAAAGCGATTGACGGATTAAAACCGATTCTTCTATATCCTGTACTCGGTCTGTTGATTACCGGTACAATTATGTTCTATCTATTCGATCCGATCTTCGGCGGGATTAACACATGGCTCGTAGATGTACTGAACAACCTGGGAACCGGTAATGCAATTATTCTCGGTCTGATCCTGGGCGGCATGATGTCGATCGATATGGGTGGTCCTTTCAATAAGGCAGCCTATGCGTTTGCGATCGGTGTATTTACTTCCAGTGGCAATACAAATGGTCTGATGATGGCTGCTGTTATGGCAGGTGGTATGGTACCTCCACTGGCAATCGCATTGTCGACTACTTTCTTCAAAAACAAATTTACTGAACAAGAACGCAAGTCCGGTGTAACCAACTATGTACTCGGTCTGTCCTTCATCACCGAAGGTGCGATTCCATTCGCAGCAGCTGATCCGCTGCGTGTACTGACTTCATGTATTATTGGTTCTGCTGTAGCAGGTGGTCTGACGCAGTTCTGGCACATCAATCTGCCAGCTCCACACGGCGGTATTTTTGTAGCTGCTCTCGCGAACAACGGAAGCGGCAGCAACCTCGTAGCTGCAATGCTATTCCTGCTGGCAGTTATTATCGGTGCTGTGATCTCTGCACTGGTGCTGGGTATCTGGAAAAAATCAGTACAGCAAAAAGTAGCTGAAACCAAAAAAACAGCTGCATAATAATCAAAAATGAAAATCTCCCGACACCTTTTATCCAACTGGATATCGGTGTACGGGAGATTTTTTTAATTCATTTTTAAAAAGGATGTTCCCGAACCAGTTCGATAAAATGGCGGGCTGCCGCAGAAAGCGGCTCCTGACTGCGTGTGCAGACAGCAATCGTATTATATAGTTGAACGTCATCTACATATACACGGCATAGTTCGCCGCGTTTGACTCTCTCCCGCACAATCACGGAAGAGACAAAATTGGCTCCATACCCGGCAATAACCGCTTCAATCGCTTCATGTAGTCCATTGAACTGCAGTGTAATACGTGGTGCTGGAAGATTATAGGTGCGGCACAGGGACAGCAGACGCTCACGTGTAGAGCTGCCCTGCTCCCGCATCACAAAAGACTGCTGCATCATCTCGGCCAGTGAAATATGCCGATCGGCAAACGGATGATCCGGTGCCACGACAAACCACAGCTCATCCCGAAAAAGCTCCTCCATATCAATCCATTCATTGACACGTTCCGGTACACCGCCGTAGATCGCCAGATCAACCTGCACATGGGTCAGCATATGCAGGGCATCGGCCGAGTTGGTCGTATGAATGGTCAATTCTACATCTTCATACTGCCGTTTGAAACGGGACAGCCAGCCCGGCAGCAGAAAGTGCGAGGGCAGATAAGTCGCTGCCAGAGTAATCTGTCCGGTGGTCCCCTGTTCGTACTGCTCGCAAAACTGCTCGATCTGCTGCTCCACTGCAAACAGCCGCGCCGCCATACTGGCAATATCTTTTCCGGCAGCTGTTAGAGTAATTCCGCGACCCATCGGCTGCAGCAGCTGAAGGCGGAGTTCTTTTTCCAGCTTTTTAATCTGAACGGTAATTGCAGGCTGACTAATATTGAGCTGCTCAGCAGCGCGGGTCACATTACCGGTAGCTGCGATAGTATGGAATAAACGAAGTGCATGCAGATTCATTGGAGATACTCCTTTCATTGGAAGACAATTATTGAGTACAACTACAGTCGGTGATCTATTAATCATAACCTATATGTATGAATAGTCGATAAAGATATATTATATTTATCATTTTACAAGCGTTATGCTGATAGTAGAGATCAGAAGCATGGCAGGAAAAATGATCGGAAGACTGTCCGGACTACTGATCTCGATCATAACAGTATAAGGGAGCGATTATTATGAGTATTGGATATTCGACAGATCATGAACAACAGTGGAGCGAAGTAGACCATTATGTAGAGCAGAAATTGATTCCCACCGATCCGGTGATGCAGGAGGTACTGGACAATAATCATCAGGCAGATTTGCCGCCATTTGATGTGTCTCCGGTTCAGGGTCAGTTTTTGCAGCTACTGATTCGCATGTCCGGCGCACGTCGTATACTGGAGATTGGCACACTGGGTGGGTACAGCACGATCTGGATGGCGCGTGCACTGCCGACAGACGGTAGAATTGTCACCCTGGAACTGGATCAGCATCATGCCGATACAGCGCGGGCCAATTTTGAGCTTGCCGGTGTTACCCCGCAGATCGAGCTGAGACAGGGAGATGCGCTGGAGCAGCTGGCCTGGCTGGAGGAGGAACAGGTAGAGCCGTTTGATTTTATTTTCATCGATGCGGACAAACCGAATAATCCCCATTATCTGAAATGGGCACTGCACTTTTCCCGGCGGGGTACAGTTATTTTTAGCGACAATGTGATTCGTGAAGGAGAAATTATCAACCGTCACAGCAGTGATCCGCGTATCAAAGGGGTACGGACATTTTATGATATGCTGGCAGACGAACCGCGTATTACCGCTACAGCTATACAGACGCTAGGCAGCAAGGGTTATGACGGATTTATGATTGGGATTGTTAATGAAGATGTGCAGACACCAGTAGCAGATCTTGAATAGAATATAAAATAAATCGTCTCGATTCTGTTATAGTGTATACCTTTCGATTCTGCCATAATGTATGCCTTATATGCTGCTGAACATACCGATGTACGACAAAAAAACAAGCACTTCCCGAATTCTCTTGTCAGACACGATAGAGAATAATGGGAGGTGCTTGTTTATGCAAAGCTGATTAGCAGATAGATAATCGCATTATGCCGTAGGCTCTTCGGTCGTTTCTTCAGTTGCCTGTACCTGTGGAGCTACACGAATCATAACGGCTGTAGGCTCAGATAGAACCTCCACGCCTTCATGAAGCTGCAGATCGGATACGAGCAAGCTATCACCAATCTCCATACCACTGATGTCCACTTCAAAGGCGCTAAGAAGTTTGTCGGGCATGCAACGCGTTTCGATTTCATACAATTCCGTTTGCAGACTTCCGCCGGCTTTGACGCCTGCTGGTTCGCCGACGAAATGAATAGTAACCATAGAATCCATGGCAGCATTCATATTCAACTGATGGAAGTCAATATGGATAATTTTATTAGTCAAAGCATCCCGCTGGATATTCTGAATGACAACTGGTTTGTTGCCAATCTCAGGAATACTGGCGTTCAGAATAGCATGTCCATTTTCCTTGATCGCAAGCAGCAGAGCTTTTTCGCCAACACTCACAGAACGACTGCCAAATTCTTTACCGTATACGATCGCCGGGATTTTTCCTTCTTTTCTCAGGTTTTTGTTCTGGGATTTCTGTTCATGTGTGCGTGTGCTTAGTTCGATTAGATTACTCAATAGGTTGCCTCCTGGCATATGTTGCAAAATGGTAGTCGGTTAATAAAATGCCCATAAAAAAAGACGGATTCAGAGATGTACATCATCGTTCCAATCCGCCGTATCTAATATATGAATAAATATGTTTGTACGTGTATGACTATTTTAAGCTTAACACAGGTTTCATTATTGTCAATTTTTATTACATAATAGGTTAATTTAAGCATCTTAATATGTTTATATAGCAAGGTGGAAATAGATTTTAAAGAAATAAATGTTACAGTCTAGAATAATATACGTTAATTTTGTTGCTATATCCCTGATATATCTTATATTAATTTCATGCTACTTATCTTTTAAAGGAAATAAAGTTTACTTTACTGCTCTTTTTATTTTGTATTAGTTATTAAATTAGCCTATAAGATGTAATACCATATACCATTCGGTCAGATAAAGAATTAATAATGAAAAGCACCATGATAAATTGAATGCAGGTTTGCTGGTTATAAGCCTTCTGAGAGAATACGGGTTAGCAATATTGTCGCATAATTATGATAAGCGAATTGAGCCAATTAAGAGACTTCAACCATCCGCGGGCAA
It encodes the following:
- a CDS encoding glycoside hydrolase family 43 protein, whose amino-acid sequence is MKAADTMITETAQQMITNPILRGFNPDPCILRVGEIYYIVVSSFEWMPGVRVYESSDLVEWAYCTDVLTDQVDLRGNPKNCSIWAPQLSYHDDLFYLLYTDVKSTKRPFKDDHNYLITASDIRGPWSEPIYLNSSGFDPSLFHDEDGRKWLLNALWDYRITEGNKSSGIVIQEYDHQQGMLIGESFKLFDCTALKKTEAPHIYKKDGYYYLITAEGGTGSGHSVTVARSRELLGTYEVDPHNPMMTSSSHPDWPLQCAGHGSLVETPDGEWYMAHLCTRPLEGQYAILGRETALQQVYWDEQGWLRLAGGGHLPHLQVAAPRSYQTKQSADATAPLQPDSGLVSSFGSGDDAAEPSYWTFEDSFAAGQLRPEWNTLRILADESWCSLKARPGYLRLTAGESVQTLFHHHLLALRQQDKHFRAETALDYNPQQYLQMAGLLLYLNEDNYLYAYISREDNRRVIRLMKCAADQFSLIPGYIDIPDQGLVHLAVEVHETQAQFYYYTGTASDHTDWQTLYEPENISFLSGGFTGNFVGIAAHDMYQYRGSYADFSHFRYQGQDR
- a CDS encoding DeoR/GlpR family DNA-binding transcription regulator; protein product: MLTEERYNLIIERLQERGIVKLQELVDVLGASESTIRRDLIDLEGRQLLKRIHGGATLLNQKTQEPGMEEKTFTNVHEKSIIARLAAREIEDGECVYLDAGTTTLAMIPYIEAKDVTVVTNGLSHVEALVSKRIRSYLLGGMMKIHTKAVIGSMALQNIDNFRFDKCFLGANGVDADMGYTTPDPEEAMIKRRAHELAAHTYVLADSSKIGEVTFAKLLDLDDAVLITESVPEHSRPTIMNKTKIIEG
- the pfkB gene encoding 1-phosphofructokinase, with amino-acid sequence MIYTVTLNPSIDYIVEVDELKLGDLNRMKRDLKLPGGKGINVSRILNQLGADNTAIGFLGGFTGRYIEDKLQQDSIKTDFVTIADDTRINVKLKHGDETEINGLGPAITAAEADQLVSKLSSLTKGDVLVLSGSVPPSLGSDFYDRLIEVCHQAGAEFVIDTTGKALLEALPHGPLLVKPNHHELAELFGVTISTREEIVTYGRKLLEAGAKNVLISMAGEGALFITAEEVYHANVPKGQVKNSVGAGDSMIGGFVGTLVLNGDPLEAFRTGVASGSATAFSDDLADRAKIDELLPQVSINNV
- a CDS encoding PTS fructose transporter subunit IIABC — encoded protein: MRITDLMIKEVMIMDLQAVTKEAAIDELIASLTSSGRINDPILFKEMILKREGESSTGIGGGIAMPHAKTKAVNEPTVVFAKSPRGVDYESLDGEPAHLFFMIAAPEGAANTHLRTLAALSKLLIDSDFIALLMNTQTPDEVAALFDQKQAEADAKEEAKKAAKAAREAEAAKANEQQKENTREQQANEMLTGNAASQPFVVAVTACPTGIAHTFMAEDALIKKAQEMGVEIRVETNGSEGAQNVLTEDEIRRASGVIVAADKKVEMDRFDGKPVLQRPVSDGIRKTEELITKAMKGDAPTYRSSGGKSSGEAGASQEKTSVGSKIYKDLMNGISHMLPFVVGGGILLAISFLIEQTAGENNPLFQLLQTIGGGEGAFFFLIPILAGFIAMSIGDRPALMPGMVGGLMAVHSNAGFLGGLAAGFLAGYVVIGLRKLLAGLPKAIDGLKPILLYPVLGLLITGTIMFYLFDPIFGGINTWLVDVLNNLGTGNAIILGLILGGMMSIDMGGPFNKAAYAFAIGVFTSSGNTNGLMMAAVMAGGMVPPLAIALSTTFFKNKFTEQERKSGVTNYVLGLSFITEGAIPFAAADPLRVLTSCIIGSAVAGGLTQFWHINLPAPHGGIFVAALANNGSGSNLVAAMLFLLAVIIGAVISALVLGIWKKSVQQKVAETKKTAA
- a CDS encoding LysR family transcriptional regulator; the encoded protein is MNLHALRLFHTIAATGNVTRAAEQLNISQPAITVQIKKLEKELRLQLLQPMGRGITLTAAGKDIASMAARLFAVEQQIEQFCEQYEQGTTGQITLAATYLPSHFLLPGWLSRFKRQYEDVELTIHTTNSADALHMLTHVQVDLAIYGGVPERVNEWIDMEELFRDELWFVVAPDHPFADRHISLAEMMQQSFVMREQGSSTRERLLSLCRTYNLPAPRITLQFNGLHEAIEAVIAGYGANFVSSVIVRERVKRGELCRVYVDDVQLYNTIAVCTRSQEPLSAAARHFIELVREHPF
- a CDS encoding O-methyltransferase, which gives rise to MSIGYSTDHEQQWSEVDHYVEQKLIPTDPVMQEVLDNNHQADLPPFDVSPVQGQFLQLLIRMSGARRILEIGTLGGYSTIWMARALPTDGRIVTLELDQHHADTARANFELAGVTPQIELRQGDALEQLAWLEEEQVEPFDFIFIDADKPNNPHYLKWALHFSRRGTVIFSDNVIREGEIINRHSSDPRIKGVRTFYDMLADEPRITATAIQTLGSKGYDGFMIGIVNEDVQTPVADLE
- a CDS encoding 50S ribosomal protein L25 codes for the protein MSNLIELSTRTHEQKSQNKNLRKEGKIPAIVYGKEFGSRSVSVGEKALLLAIKENGHAILNASIPEIGNKPVVIQNIQRDALTNKIIHIDFHQLNMNAAMDSMVTIHFVGEPAGVKAGGSLQTELYEIETRCMPDKLLSAFEVDISGMEIGDSLLVSDLQLHEGVEVLSEPTAVMIRVAPQVQATEETTEEPTA